A portion of the Manihot esculenta cultivar AM560-2 chromosome 2, M.esculenta_v8, whole genome shotgun sequence genome contains these proteins:
- the LOC122722112 gene encoding uncharacterized protein LOC122722112: MSSESQRAADEEVESYAPSEAAAAAAPAPAAAPPPAAAGGPGQDALFQQIAELIRRVTQNVPEVPPPPPVVAQAQPRPPIEKLRKYGATEFRGKKEDDPSAAEFWLGRLTVTEYEREFVRLSKYATEIVPTEEERCKRFEQGLHADIRMYLTVMHIRELSVLVETAHSLERIKEEEQSRRQKGQQKRSQSQYQGQSSASQTSSKRQREF, translated from the coding sequence ATGTCATCTGAGTCACAGAGAGCAGCAGATGAAGAGGTAGAGAGTTATGCTCCCTCTGAggcagctgctgctgctgctcctgcacctgctgctgctcctccacctgctgctgctggcggaccagggcaggatgcattgtttcagcaaatagctgagttgattaggagggttacacaaaatgtaccagaggtaccaccaccaccacctgttgTAGCCCAGGCACAACCTAggcctccaatagaaaaactcaggAAATATGGTGCTACAGAGtttagaggtaaaaaggaagatgatccttcTGCTGCAGAATTCTGGTTAGGCAGGCTTACAGTAACTGAGTATGAGCGAGAATTTGTTAGACTTAGTAAGTATGCCACAGAGATAGTTCCTACAGAGGAAGAGAGATGTAAACGCTTTGAGCAAGGATTGCATGCTGATATAAGGATGTACCTCACAGTTATGCATATTAGGGAACTCTCAGTTTTAGTAGAGACAGCCCACAGTCTGGagcgaattaaagaagaagagcaaagtagaaGGCAGAAAGGGCAGCAGAAGAGGAGCCAGAGCCAATATCAGGGACAATCCTCTGCATCTCAGACAAGTAGTAagagacagagggaattttAG